The following are from one region of the Moritella sp. 24 genome:
- a CDS encoding nickel-type superoxide dismutase maturation protease — protein MSPCIPEGSYVLVNGWLSLLSVKPEQIIKVRHTRYGDIIKTLDHIDEQGFLWLRGEHESSVSMLEMGPVSQYQLIGVVWFIIKPRIRNN, from the coding sequence ATGTCACCTTGTATCCCCGAAGGAAGTTATGTGCTGGTTAATGGCTGGCTTTCCTTGTTATCAGTAAAGCCAGAACAGATTATTAAAGTTCGTCATACGCGTTATGGCGACATAATAAAAACCCTTGATCATATTGATGAACAAGGGTTTTTATGGTTACGTGGAGAGCATGAAAGTAGTGTATCTATGCTTGAAATGGGGCCTGTCAGTCAGTATCAATTGATTGGTGTTGTTTGGTTTATTATCAAACCTCGCATTAGAAATAATTAA
- a CDS encoding nitrogen fixation protein NifW, which translates to MQTTKQIMTIEDKIKQLNSVSALLDFFDIGFDSGLIHEWQSDLLKRFNGYVILTKPEDWFDYRRCLKNAYCKVQRGRLDRTSKTRSACRGCTSCERR; encoded by the coding sequence ATGCAAACAACAAAACAGATCATGACTATTGAAGATAAAATAAAACAATTAAACAGTGTTTCCGCGTTATTAGATTTTTTTGATATCGGCTTCGATAGTGGATTAATTCATGAGTGGCAAAGCGATCTACTTAAGCGATTTAATGGCTATGTCATATTAACAAAACCAGAAGATTGGTTTGATTATCGTCGCTGCTTAAAGAATGCGTATTGTAAGGTTCAACGTGGACGATTAGATCGGACTAGCAAAACACGTTCCGCTTGTCGCGGCTGTACTTCTTGTGAAAGGCGTTAA
- the sodN gene encoding superoxide dismutase, Ni: protein MLFKLVSAMDKKLSFSQVSAHCDIPCKIYDPISAQLAVLTMIRMVDLLDEFGCKDSFSLNDQAQFSRLITEKEVHGLKVKEEIRVIWGDYIKQPQLDQFPELHALTHSIMLAASKAKQHIDKEATLDLLEKVNRFAEIFWATKGIDTFTATSPYPPAQQLIYPKLDC, encoded by the coding sequence ATGTTATTCAAACTTGTTTCAGCGATGGATAAGAAACTGTCATTTAGCCAAGTATCGGCCCATTGTGATATTCCATGTAAGATTTATGATCCAATCTCGGCACAGTTAGCTGTTCTCACTATGATACGTATGGTTGATTTGTTAGATGAATTTGGCTGCAAAGATTCGTTTAGTTTAAATGATCAAGCGCAATTTAGTCGTTTGATCACCGAAAAAGAAGTACATGGTTTAAAAGTTAAAGAAGAAATTAGGGTTATTTGGGGCGACTATATTAAACAACCGCAATTGGACCAGTTTCCAGAGTTACACGCACTGACACACAGTATTATGCTTGCGGCATCAAAAGCGAAGCAACATATTGATAAAGAGGCGACGTTGGATTTACTGGAAAAAGTAAATCGATTTGCTGAAATATTTTGGGCAACAAAAGGCATCGATACCTTTACTGCCACATCGCCATATCCGCCAGCACAACAACTTATTTATCCAAAGCTAGATTGTTAG
- the emrD gene encoding multidrug efflux MFS transporter EmrD, whose translation MVVLQQSSSANMAKLLFLIIILTAVGQMTQTMYVPSIAAMATDFAVQPTYLQAVMAAYLIPYGLSQFIYGPLSDRIGRRPVIMMGMMIFMLGTLAALFAPSFELFLLASFIQGSGTGCAGAMSRTVTRDCYDGAALHRANSLVSMGVIFSPLLAPVIGGYLSMAFDWQASYVFLLIFGALVTLSMFTMFDETLPKENRRHERVWTSYSYVLSNRQFQGYIFCLIATFAGIAVFEAAAGVLLGSVLKLDPTTISWLFVLPLPGYLLGAWLSATLSARIGQRNLFNVGMATLIIGALIIFIPGMAGLVTVVSLIGGGFVSFIGAGIIFPAATTAAIQPFPHHAGTAGALLGGMQNLGAGLVTLSASLMGAKDQFNLGSVMLVAAILVVISILWVRRRFSNDAAMTPSL comes from the coding sequence ATGGTTGTGCTACAACAATCGTCTTCTGCCAATATGGCAAAGTTACTATTTCTAATTATAATACTGACTGCTGTCGGTCAAATGACACAAACAATGTATGTGCCATCGATTGCAGCAATGGCCACAGATTTTGCTGTTCAACCTACGTATTTGCAGGCCGTTATGGCAGCGTATTTGATCCCGTATGGATTATCACAGTTTATCTATGGTCCACTCTCTGATCGCATTGGTCGACGACCAGTGATCATGATGGGCATGATGATATTTATGCTTGGTACGTTAGCGGCTTTATTTGCACCATCGTTCGAACTTTTTCTATTAGCGAGCTTTATCCAAGGGTCTGGTACAGGTTGTGCTGGCGCTATGTCACGTACGGTCACGCGTGATTGTTATGATGGTGCGGCCTTACACAGAGCAAATAGTTTAGTGAGTATGGGGGTTATTTTTTCGCCATTACTTGCGCCTGTTATTGGTGGTTACTTATCAATGGCATTTGATTGGCAGGCAAGTTATGTTTTTCTACTGATCTTTGGTGCTTTGGTGACGTTATCGATGTTCACTATGTTTGATGAAACATTACCTAAAGAAAATCGCCGTCATGAACGAGTTTGGACAAGTTATAGCTATGTATTGAGTAACCGTCAATTCCAAGGCTATATATTTTGTTTGATCGCGACATTTGCTGGTATTGCAGTATTTGAAGCCGCAGCTGGGGTATTATTGGGCAGTGTCTTAAAATTAGATCCAACAACAATAAGCTGGTTGTTTGTATTACCTTTACCGGGGTATTTATTAGGTGCATGGTTGTCTGCAACGCTATCTGCACGTATCGGTCAACGCAACCTGTTTAATGTTGGCATGGCAACGCTGATCATTGGAGCATTGATTATCTTTATTCCGGGAATGGCTGGATTGGTGACTGTGGTCTCTCTGATTGGAGGTGGCTTTGTTTCATTTATTGGTGCTGGGATCATATTTCCGGCAGCGACAACTGCTGCAATTCAACCTTTTCCTCATCATGCTGGTACGGCGGGGGCGTTATTGGGCGGTATGCAAAACTTAGGTGCCGGACTTGTGACCTTATCAGCCTCGTTAATGGGGGCGAAAGACCAATTTAACTTGGGCTCTGTCATGCTGGTGGCTGCTATCTTAGTGGTTATTAGTATTTTATGGGTTCGTCGTCGTTTCTCTAACGATGCAGCAATGACGCCTAGTTTGTAA
- a CDS encoding acetyltransferase, translated as MFFKHRGNNDMIEVIGQDDLTNLFHNTVLGRYQVGEEQQDPESFNKSDLLFLSGEELPRCWTDPHYRQHNH; from the coding sequence ATGTTTTTTAAGCATAGAGGCAATAACGATATGATAGAGGTGATAGGACAAGATGATCTTACTAATCTATTTCATAATACAGTATTAGGTCGTTATCAAGTTGGTGAAGAACAGCAAGATCCTGAATCGTTTAATAAGTCAGATTTACTCTTCCTATCAGGTGAAGAACTACCTCGTTGTTGGACTGATCCCCATTACCGACAACACAATCACTAA
- a CDS encoding metal ABC transporter substrate-binding protein encodes MLYQFRFTTSLLLFFSFILSTTVWAGSSSTVAKPFKVVTTFTVIADMARNVAGDAAIVTSITKPDAEIHNYQTTPGDIRRAQGADLIIYNGLNLELWFDKFFHNLRDVPSVVVTKGIVPMGISQGPYSGKPNPHAWMSASNALVYVENIRQALVKHDSENAAVYNKNAKNYSAQILAAVEPFKQQIAAVPKSKRWLVSSEGAFSYLTRDYDLQELYLWPINADAQGTPQQVRKVIDEVKANNIVAIFSESTVSARPAQQVARETGSRYAGVLYVDSLSAIDGPVPTYIDLLKVTLSTIAKGLNQS; translated from the coding sequence ATGCTCTATCAGTTTCGTTTTACAACATCACTATTACTTTTCTTCTCATTTATTTTATCTACCACAGTTTGGGCTGGTTCGTCTTCAACAGTGGCAAAGCCATTTAAAGTTGTTACTACGTTCACCGTGATTGCTGATATGGCTAGAAACGTTGCTGGCGATGCTGCGATTGTGACTTCAATAACCAAACCAGATGCTGAAATTCATAACTATCAAACCACACCAGGTGATATTCGTCGTGCACAAGGTGCTGATTTAATCATTTATAACGGTTTAAACCTCGAGTTATGGTTTGATAAATTTTTCCATAATCTACGCGATGTGCCTAGTGTTGTTGTGACGAAGGGGATAGTGCCGATGGGTATTTCTCAAGGTCCATATTCAGGTAAACCGAATCCACATGCTTGGATGTCTGCGTCTAATGCGTTGGTTTACGTAGAGAATATACGTCAAGCATTAGTTAAACATGACAGTGAAAATGCTGCTGTTTATAACAAAAATGCAAAAAATTACAGTGCGCAGATCCTTGCGGCTGTTGAACCATTTAAGCAACAAATTGCAGCGGTACCAAAATCTAAGCGCTGGCTGGTGAGTAGTGAAGGTGCATTCAGTTACTTGACGCGAGATTACGATTTGCAAGAGTTATACCTTTGGCCAATTAATGCGGATGCACAAGGGACGCCTCAACAGGTACGTAAAGTTATTGATGAGGTGAAAGCCAATAATATTGTCGCCATCTTTAGTGAAAGCACTGTGTCTGCCCGACCTGCGCAGCAAGTCGCACGTGAAACGGGTAGTCGTTATGCGGGTGTATTATATGTTGATTCATTAAGTGCGATTGATGGACCAGTGCCCACTTACATTGATTTGCTTAAGGTGACATTAAGTACGATAGCAAAAGGACTAAATCAATCATGA
- a CDS encoding universal stress protein UspB has product MNNSDLIFIAFSIITLINVARAVSSLRCLLYRMKDIDPLLYQRVNGRVFFSTEGNYTKQMQLFHYIRRDEHLHHFDEYFIYRCNKVKKVFTLATYFIALNILLIPVLMYLDL; this is encoded by the coding sequence ATGAATAATAGTGATCTAATTTTTATCGCATTCTCTATTATTACTCTAATTAATGTCGCACGAGCAGTGTCCTCATTACGCTGCTTACTGTATAGAATGAAAGATATCGATCCGCTACTCTACCAGCGTGTGAATGGACGTGTATTCTTTAGTACTGAGGGTAACTATACAAAGCAAATGCAACTATTTCATTACATTCGTCGTGATGAACATTTGCATCATTTTGATGAGTATTTTATCTATCGCTGTAATAAGGTTAAAAAAGTATTCACCTTGGCAACCTACTTCATTGCACTTAATATCCTACTTATCCCTGTATTGATGTATCTTGATTTATAG